Below is a window of Candidatus Obscuribacterales bacterium DNA.
TGCAATCTATGCAGACAATTTTCATCTGTATAGCGAATTAGCCAATTCTGGCACTTTAGATGAAATATTAAAGTATTACAACAACAAGGGACTTGTGCAAAATGTGTGCTCAATTTTTGAACTTGGTCGCAATGGCTATGAAAAACTTGTTCTTCGTATGCTGAATTCCAAGGATCGAGATCAGGTAATAAGTGGGCTTCAACAGTACGTACCATCGATATGAAAGTTAATTGGAGCGAGTTGTTGAAAGATCTGCTTGCCTCGGGAAAGTTATTTTCAGCCGCTTAAGCGAACAGTGCCAACAAGTCGTTTTCCAGCTTCTTCCAGCAGAGTGATGACCTGTTCTTGAGTGACAGTCGGAAACCCATCCAAAAAATCGTTGATAGATTCTCCTGCTTTGAGATAGTCCAGAAGCGTCTGAATAGGAACCCTAGTACCAGCAAACACT
It encodes the following:
- a CDS encoding DUF433 domain-containing protein, whose translation is MLENSPVISASPDVMSGTPVFAGTRVPIQTLLDYLKAGESINDFLDGFPTVTQEQVITLLEEAGKRLVGTVRLSG